Proteins encoded by one window of Phosphitispora fastidiosa:
- a CDS encoding cob(I)yrinic acid a,c-diamide adenosyltransferase: protein MKIEKEFGLVQVYTGNGKGKTTASLGLAARAVGHGFRVHMIQFTKGRCYAGELALAHRLAPQFSISQFGRGCRIGVLIKQGYKKCTGCGDCFLKDRGPDEDDFEHARLGYEEALEYLSEGRCDMLILDEIGNAIRYNLVTADQVVKLIKNKPANIELILTGRAIPEQITELADLVTEMTELKHPYKKGVGSRRGIEY, encoded by the coding sequence ATGAAAATTGAAAAAGAATTCGGACTGGTGCAGGTTTATACAGGAAACGGCAAAGGTAAAACAACTGCTTCATTGGGATTGGCCGCCAGAGCTGTGGGGCACGGGTTCCGGGTCCACATGATCCAGTTTACCAAGGGCCGCTGCTATGCAGGCGAGCTGGCCCTCGCCCATCGATTGGCGCCCCAGTTTTCCATCAGCCAGTTTGGCAGAGGCTGCCGCATCGGTGTTTTGATCAAACAGGGATATAAGAAGTGTACCGGGTGCGGGGACTGCTTTCTGAAGGACCGCGGACCTGATGAGGACGACTTTGAACATGCGCGCCTAGGTTATGAAGAAGCTCTGGAATACCTGTCTGAAGGCAGATGTGATATGTTGATATTGGATGAAATTGGAAATGCAATACGCTATAATCTGGTTACAGCCGACCAGGTAGTCAAGCTGATCAAGAATAAACCGGCTAATATTGAACTGATTCTCACAGGCAGGGCGATTCCAGAGCAAATTACGGAACTTGCAGATCTGGTAACTGAAATGACAGAGCTTAAACACCCCTACAAAAAAGGTGTCGGGAGCAGGCGCGGTATTGAATATTAA
- a CDS encoding cobyrinate a,c-diamide synthase has product MKIPRFMIAGTHSGVGKTTITTGIMAALAEAGFNVQPYKVGPDYIDPTYHTMATGNKSRNLDAWILDEDTVKKVFLKSAPKADIAVVEGVMGVFDGSSGTVDLGSSAHIAKLIDCPVVLIVDVRSMARSAAALVAGFQNFDPDLKIAGVILNRIGSERHLKLVTEAIETYCSIPVVGHVKKNAGLELPSRHLGLVPTVEGGDLPKMVKSLAGQIIEGIDTERLVNIARNAAEIPDETAAYYIGALSSGIDHGRQNVRIGIALDEAFSFYYQDSLEALESKGAELVPFSPLHDQALPGEIDGMYIGGGFPEIFIQELSQNSPLMKEIKLAGTQGMPVFAECGGLMYLSREIVDFDGNGYQMAGLVPGSCIMEKKLVGMGYVEAESLSDNILAPKGKKARGHEFHYSRIEPSKNSYFKYAYRLQRNRYREPVLDGYVDGNILASYVHHHFASDPELAERFVQNCNNFKKNRLRKCSDEN; this is encoded by the coding sequence ATGAAAATACCGAGGTTTATGATAGCCGGGACCCACAGCGGAGTGGGAAAAACAACTATAACAACAGGTATTATGGCTGCATTGGCAGAAGCCGGGTTTAATGTCCAGCCCTATAAGGTAGGACCTGACTACATTGACCCGACATATCACACCATGGCCACGGGAAACAAGAGCCGGAACCTGGATGCCTGGATTCTTGACGAGGATACTGTGAAAAAAGTATTTTTGAAGTCTGCCCCCAAGGCAGACATTGCAGTGGTGGAAGGTGTCATGGGTGTTTTTGACGGATCTTCAGGGACTGTTGACTTGGGGAGTTCGGCACATATTGCCAAACTGATTGATTGTCCGGTTGTCCTGATTGTTGACGTCAGGTCAATGGCCCGAAGTGCAGCCGCCCTTGTAGCCGGATTTCAGAACTTTGATCCGGACCTGAAAATCGCCGGTGTTATCCTCAACCGGATTGGCAGTGAGCGGCATCTCAAACTGGTAACCGAGGCCATAGAGACGTACTGCAGTATTCCCGTAGTGGGACATGTGAAGAAAAATGCCGGGCTGGAGCTGCCCTCACGGCATCTGGGGTTGGTTCCCACTGTTGAGGGAGGAGATCTCCCTAAAATGGTAAAATCACTTGCAGGTCAGATAATCGAAGGTATTGATACCGAAAGGCTGGTAAACATTGCCCGGAATGCTGCTGAAATCCCCGATGAAACCGCAGCATACTACATCGGGGCTTTAAGTTCAGGAATAGACCATGGCCGGCAAAACGTCAGGATTGGGATTGCTTTGGATGAAGCCTTTTCCTTTTACTATCAGGACAGCCTGGAAGCGCTGGAGTCAAAAGGCGCCGAGCTGGTGCCCTTCAGCCCGCTTCATGACCAGGCGCTGCCCGGAGAAATAGACGGTATGTATATTGGCGGCGGTTTCCCGGAAATATTCATCCAGGAACTGTCACAGAACAGTCCCCTGATGAAGGAAATCAAGCTGGCCGGGACGCAGGGGATGCCGGTATTTGCAGAATGCGGGGGCCTGATGTACCTTTCCCGGGAGATTGTGGATTTTGACGGAAACGGATACCAGATGGCAGGTCTTGTTCCCGGTTCCTGCATCATGGAAAAGAAGCTTGTCGGCATGGGTTATGTAGAGGCTGAATCGTTATCAGACAACATTCTTGCCCCCAAGGGCAAAAAAGCCAGGGGCCATGAATTTCATTATTCAAGAATAGAGCCAAGCAAAAATTCATATTTTAAATATGCATACAGGTTGCAGCGAAACCGATACCGGGAACCCGTCCTTGACGGATATGTTGACGGAAATATCCTTGCTTCTTATGTGCACCATCATTTTGCATCCGACCCGGAGTTAGCAGAACGGTTTGTGCAAAACTGTAATAATTTTAAAAAGAACCGTTTAAGGAAGTGTTCAGATGAAAATTGA
- the cbiB gene encoding adenosylcobinamide-phosphate synthase CbiB, translated as MIQIAAAYVVDLIIGDPRQIPHPVVLIGKMIDALERQLRRWAAPVVGLKVSGMLLTAITVLATYLIMWGIIAGAYIINHWLGLFTSIWFLSTTIAVKGLGSAAMEIYTLLKTGNLSEARKKVGWIVGRDTQNLDEGEISRATVETVAENIVDGIIAPLFYGFIGGAPLAMAYKAVNTLDSMVGYKNDKYKELGWASARFDDLCNYIPARLTGIFLIMAFLLTGKPVNKALRVIARDSSGHPSPNSGIPEAAVAGALGIRLGGVNYYGGIESFRAYMGDPEIGLGKTHILDTVKIMHLTSLITVLTGSLAVYAVQWLTAGL; from the coding sequence ATGATACAAATAGCAGCCGCCTATGTGGTTGACCTGATAATAGGCGACCCCAGGCAGATTCCGCACCCGGTGGTGCTGATCGGAAAAATGATAGATGCCCTGGAGAGACAGCTCCGGAGATGGGCAGCCCCCGTGGTCGGCCTGAAAGTATCGGGTATGCTGCTTACTGCCATTACAGTGCTGGCAACATACCTGATAATGTGGGGAATTATTGCCGGAGCCTATATCATAAACCACTGGCTGGGTCTGTTCACCAGTATCTGGTTCCTGAGCACAACCATTGCGGTAAAAGGGCTGGGCAGCGCCGCTATGGAAATATACACACTGCTTAAAACAGGCAATTTGTCTGAGGCGCGAAAAAAGGTTGGCTGGATTGTCGGCCGCGATACCCAGAATCTTGATGAAGGCGAAATTTCCCGCGCAACTGTGGAGACCGTTGCTGAAAACATTGTTGATGGCATTATTGCACCGCTGTTTTACGGATTTATTGGCGGAGCTCCGTTGGCAATGGCCTATAAGGCGGTTAATACCCTTGACTCCATGGTAGGGTATAAAAATGATAAATACAAGGAACTCGGGTGGGCCTCAGCCAGGTTTGACGACCTCTGCAATTATATCCCTGCAAGGCTGACCGGGATATTTCTTATAATGGCCTTTCTATTAACCGGAAAGCCGGTAAATAAAGCCCTCAGGGTCATTGCCAGGGACTCCTCGGGTCACCCGAGCCCAAATAGCGGTATCCCTGAAGCCGCTGTAGCCGGGGCGTTAGGTATTCGCCTGGGCGGGGTCAACTATTACGGGGGGATTGAGTCTTTCCGGGCATACATGGGAGACCCGGAAATAGGTCTGGGGAAGACCCATATTCTGGATACAGTAAAAATAATGCATCTTACTTCTCTGATTACAGTACTAACCGGCAGCCTTGCCGTTTATGCAGTGCAGTGGCTGACTGCCGGATTATAA